In one Candidatus Delongbacteria bacterium genomic region, the following are encoded:
- a CDS encoding uroporphyrinogen-III synthase produces MSYSKINILSTRPFHEDDKLTILLKESGFNVDNIPAIRLVPRIFEIKNDYDYVILTSPAAANFFLSKSITSSKIISIGKGTTDQIEKFGVTPFITLEKSYSEEVLSFLKTIDHDSRKKILYPIGNLTENSILNWKFNFLEISKLIIYENCSAEYNNELKKRLDSSFYNLVIFTSSSTVEVFFNLYGINKKYSIAVIGDKTEAKLNSLGIRTDIKPISPSIESLYNSIKLFFKKC; encoded by the coding sequence TTGAGTTATTCAAAAATTAATATTTTATCCACAAGACCTTTTCATGAAGATGATAAACTTACAATACTCTTGAAAGAATCTGGATTTAATGTTGACAACATACCAGCTATTAGACTAGTTCCAAGAATTTTTGAAATCAAAAACGATTATGATTATGTAATTTTAACAAGTCCTGCTGCTGCAAATTTTTTCTTATCAAAATCAATTACTTCATCTAAAATTATTTCCATTGGAAAAGGCACAACTGATCAAATTGAGAAGTTTGGGGTAACGCCATTCATTACTCTAGAAAAATCATACAGCGAAGAAGTTTTATCCTTTTTAAAAACAATTGATCACGACTCAAGAAAGAAAATATTGTATCCAATAGGAAATTTAACCGAAAATTCAATATTAAATTGGAAGTTTAATTTTTTAGAAATTTCAAAACTGATAATTTATGAAAACTGTTCAGCAGAATATAATAATGAACTTAAAAAGAGGCTTGATTCCTCTTTTTACAATTTAGTAATTTTTACAAGCAGCTCTACGGTTGAAGTATTTTTCAATCTATATGGAATAAATAAAAAATACAGTATTGCAGTTATAGGAGATAAAACAGAAGCTAAACTAAATTCGCTCGGAATTAGAACGGACATAAAACCAATCTCACCGTCAATTGAATCTCTTTACAATTCAATAAAATTGTTTTTTAAAAAGTGCTAA
- the lpdA gene encoding dihydrolipoyl dehydrogenase, which produces MEFDLVVLGGGPGGYVAAIRAAQYGLKTALIEKDKLGGTCLNRGCIPTKAMLSTADILHKMSKASEFAIISDKISVDMPALIERKNKIVNELVTGIEKICKGRKITVFNNFGVLSSKKSVKLDSGEEIFGKNIILATGSEPLNLPFLKIDGENVITSNEALNLNNVPENLLVIGGGVVGVEFASMFHEFGSKVTVVEMQKFLVPVEDNQVSRTLQTSFKKRGIDLKLGVKVEKIDVIRDGEISVSFDDGSTNTYSKVLAALGRSINSKGVGFEEVGIQLDQKGFVQIDDRMKTNIDNIYAIGDVTGKLLLAHTASAQGLAAVGDICGKPFRVDYNSIPSAVFTTPEIASVGERENALKENKADFKVSRFSFAAIGKAKAQGEEDGFVKIITDSEGKKILGAHVIGPHASDVLSEITLVKANNFDLDTIINTVHSHPTLSEAVIEAAEGIHKLAIHSM; this is translated from the coding sequence ATGGAATTCGATTTGGTAGTGTTAGGTGGTGGTCCCGGAGGATATGTAGCTGCAATAAGAGCTGCTCAGTATGGTTTGAAAACCGCTCTTATAGAGAAAGATAAGCTAGGAGGAACTTGTCTTAATAGAGGATGTATTCCAACAAAAGCTATGCTTAGCACAGCAGACATTCTTCACAAAATGAGTAAGGCTTCTGAATTTGCAATTATCAGCGATAAAATAAGCGTAGATATGCCAGCCCTTATAGAAAGAAAGAATAAAATAGTAAACGAGTTGGTTACTGGAATCGAGAAGATATGTAAAGGTCGAAAAATTACTGTTTTTAATAACTTCGGTGTACTGTCCTCAAAAAAAAGTGTCAAATTGGACAGCGGTGAAGAGATTTTTGGAAAGAACATTATCCTTGCCACAGGATCTGAACCTCTTAATTTACCTTTCTTAAAAATTGATGGTGAAAATGTAATTACCAGTAATGAAGCTCTAAATCTAAACAATGTTCCAGAAAATTTGCTTGTAATTGGTGGTGGTGTTGTAGGAGTCGAATTTGCTTCCATGTTTCATGAGTTTGGATCAAAAGTAACTGTAGTTGAAATGCAAAAATTTCTTGTACCTGTGGAAGATAATCAAGTTTCAAGAACTCTCCAAACTTCTTTCAAAAAGAGAGGAATAGATCTAAAACTAGGTGTAAAAGTTGAAAAGATTGATGTTATTCGAGATGGAGAAATAAGTGTTTCTTTTGATGATGGCTCAACAAATACTTATTCTAAAGTGTTAGCAGCTTTGGGAAGATCAATAAATAGTAAGGGTGTTGGGTTTGAAGAAGTTGGTATTCAATTAGATCAAAAGGGTTTTGTACAAATAGATGATCGTATGAAAACTAATATAGATAATATTTACGCAATTGGTGATGTTACAGGTAAACTATTATTGGCTCATACTGCTTCGGCTCAAGGTCTTGCTGCAGTGGGCGATATTTGTGGAAAGCCATTTCGTGTTGATTATAATTCAATTCCTTCGGCAGTTTTTACAACACCAGAGATCGCTTCAGTCGGAGAGCGAGAAAATGCTCTAAAAGAAAATAAAGCTGATTTTAAAGTATCACGATTTAGTTTTGCTGCTATTGGTAAGGCTAAGGCTCAAGGGGAGGAGGATGGATTTGTGAAAATCATTACCGATTCTGAAGGGAAAAAGATACTTGGTGCTCATGTGATTGGACCCCATGCATCAGATGTTCTTTCCGAAATTACCCTTGTTAAAGCTAATAATTTTGATCTTGATACGATTATAAATACCGTTCATTCTCATCCTACTTTGAGTGAAGCTGTGATTGAAGCTGCTGAAGGTATTCATAAATTAGCTATTCACTCCATGTAA